The following are from one region of the Halobellus limi genome:
- a CDS encoding creatininase codes for MSDMTWEEYDRRIERVPIFVPVGSTEQHGPGLPMNVDSIIPTEFSERTAERVDGIVAPTIQYGAKSQPGSGGGSEFVGTTSVHGGTLRRQIQDVIGDLERDGARKIVFFNGHYENEYPIREAIDRQIERGTQATFLIASWWDLLSPSLRDEIFEEVPGGFPGWEKEHAGVIETALMRHFRPELVREDEIVDDEAERTPPHIVKPAPAETIPDSGVFYRATYGTADVGRRVVDDVIGALINAIETEFE; via the coding sequence ATGAGCGATATGACGTGGGAGGAGTACGATCGAAGGATCGAACGCGTCCCCATTTTCGTCCCCGTGGGGAGTACCGAACAGCACGGTCCGGGACTGCCGATGAACGTTGATTCGATAATCCCGACCGAATTCTCGGAGCGGACGGCCGAGCGCGTAGACGGCATCGTCGCGCCGACGATACAGTACGGTGCGAAGTCCCAGCCCGGAAGCGGCGGTGGATCCGAGTTCGTCGGGACGACGAGCGTTCACGGGGGGACCCTCCGACGACAGATCCAGGACGTCATCGGTGACCTCGAACGCGATGGGGCGAGGAAAATCGTCTTCTTCAACGGGCACTACGAGAACGAGTACCCGATCCGAGAAGCCATCGACCGCCAGATCGAACGCGGCACGCAGGCGACGTTCCTCATCGCGAGCTGGTGGGATCTGCTGTCGCCGTCGCTCCGAGACGAGATATTCGAAGAGGTTCCCGGTGGGTTTCCGGGCTGGGAGAAAGAACACGCCGGGGTCATCGAGACGGCGCTGATGCGTCACTTCCGACCGGAGCTCGTGCGAGAGGACGAAATAGTGGACGACGAGGCGGAGAGGACCCCACCGCACATCGTCAAGCCGGCACCCGCGGAGACGATCCCGGACAGTGGCGTTTTCTACCGAGCCACGTATGGAACCGCCGACGTCGGTCGGCGGGTCGTCGACGACGTCATCGGCGCGCTCATCAACGCGATCGAGACGGAATTCGAGTAG
- a CDS encoding ABC transporter ATP-binding protein, with protein sequence MSDTNDPLTRSEQPGESGSSRPMLEVSGLTKIYPDGTLAVDDIDFTVEAGDFCVIIGPSGCGKSTTLHSLVGNLDVTAGAVSLDGVEITDQPTHNRDIGLVFQDFQLFPHLSVSENVEYGLSQLGIDDREKRRRTERLLKMMQLEGLADREPEELSAGQKQRVALARSLVLEPKLLLLDEPLGDMDYKLQKRMERELLRVHREFDTTFVYVTHDQTQAMRLADQIIVMNDGQVEQSGSVAEIYNSPNTAFVSAFVGDSNTFTGTLEEEHLDGSVTIGTALGSFEASPDNLHSPVGGLLGSEMSFSVRPQHMSLSGEYANTLDCRVKDVLWNPGSSTQVLLEVQAEGVDKELSLKSWELAEVPEGNVQVSWKPEHTILLERTSVVDGIDLQKDILGS encoded by the coding sequence ATGAGTGACACGAACGATCCGTTGACCCGATCCGAGCAGCCGGGAGAGTCCGGATCCAGCAGGCCGATGCTGGAGGTGTCCGGACTCACCAAGATATACCCCGACGGAACGCTCGCCGTCGACGATATCGACTTCACGGTCGAGGCGGGTGATTTCTGCGTGATCATCGGCCCGAGCGGGTGCGGTAAATCGACGACGCTTCACTCGCTCGTCGGGAACCTCGACGTGACTGCCGGGGCAGTCAGCCTCGACGGCGTGGAGATCACCGATCAGCCGACCCACAACAGAGACATCGGTCTCGTCTTCCAGGACTTCCAGCTCTTCCCGCATCTCTCCGTGTCGGAGAACGTCGAGTACGGACTGAGTCAACTGGGGATCGACGACCGGGAGAAACGGCGGCGGACGGAGCGCCTCCTGAAGATGATGCAGTTGGAGGGTCTCGCAGACCGCGAGCCGGAGGAACTCTCCGCCGGACAAAAACAGCGGGTAGCGCTCGCACGGAGCCTCGTCCTCGAACCGAAACTACTCCTCTTGGACGAACCGCTGGGGGACATGGATTATAAGCTCCAAAAGCGGATGGAGCGTGAACTACTCCGCGTCCACAGGGAGTTCGACACCACGTTCGTGTACGTCACCCACGACCAGACGCAGGCGATGAGACTCGCCGATCAGATCATCGTGATGAACGACGGACAGGTCGAACAGTCCGGGTCGGTCGCGGAGATCTACAACTCGCCGAACACCGCCTTCGTCTCGGCGTTCGTGGGAGATTCGAACACGTTTACTGGGACACTCGAGGAGGAACACCTCGATGGCAGCGTAACGATCGGTACCGCCCTCGGCTCGTTCGAGGCCTCGCCCGATAACCTCCACTCTCCGGTCGGCGGGCTGCTCGGATCCGAAATGTCGTTCTCTGTTCGGCCCCAGCATATGAGCCTGTCCGGAGAATACGCGAACACCCTCGACTGCCGGGTGAAAGACGTCCTGTGGAATCCCGGATCCAGTACGCAGGTGTTGTTGGAAGTGCAAGCGGAGGGCGTCGACAAGGAACTCAGTCTGAAGTCGTGGGAGTTGGCCGAGGTACCGGAAGGGAACGTACAGGTGAGTTGGAAGCCGGAACACACGATACTGCTCGAACGGACGAGCGTCGTAGACGGGATCGATCTCCAGAAGGACATCCTCGGGAGCTAA
- a CDS encoding IclR family transcriptional regulator: MTTVATSWEIIRTLEKLQGAGVTELADHLDMPKGTVYTHLATLKEQKYVVKRDGKYHLGLHFLNLGEFVKKHNVLFKAGRSEIERLAEETDEYVHLVTEEHGDLIYLHEARGQNAVGKNYFEKKLEKPGYLHSSAYGKAILAYLPEDRVEEIIAESGLPQRTEKTITSRDELFEELASIREQGYALNDEEEIFGTRAVGAPILDKNETVLGAVSLTKPTSRMQGDDFHEAVPNLVTSAANVIEVNIQTMRNENIEH, encoded by the coding sequence ATGACGACCGTCGCGACGAGTTGGGAGATAATCCGCACGCTCGAGAAGTTACAGGGTGCCGGCGTTACGGAGTTAGCGGACCACCTGGATATGCCGAAGGGGACGGTTTACACCCACCTCGCGACGCTGAAAGAGCAAAAGTACGTGGTCAAGCGGGACGGGAAATACCACCTCGGGCTGCATTTTCTCAACCTCGGTGAGTTCGTCAAAAAGCACAACGTCCTCTTCAAGGCGGGACGATCAGAGATCGAGCGACTGGCCGAAGAAACCGACGAATACGTTCATCTGGTCACCGAAGAGCACGGCGACCTCATCTACCTGCACGAGGCTCGCGGGCAGAACGCCGTGGGGAAAAACTACTTCGAGAAAAAACTGGAAAAACCGGGGTACTTACACAGTTCAGCGTACGGAAAGGCCATACTGGCATATCTCCCCGAGGACCGTGTCGAGGAGATCATCGCGGAATCGGGACTCCCACAGCGAACTGAAAAGACCATCACCTCCAGAGACGAACTCTTCGAGGAGTTAGCGTCGATCCGCGAACAGGGGTACGCCCTGAACGACGAGGAGGAGATATTCGGTACGCGAGCGGTCGGCGCTCCGATTTTAGACAAAAACGAAACAGTGCTGGGTGCTGTGAGTCTCACCAAGCCGACCAGTCGGATGCAAGGCGACGACTTTCACGAGGCAGTTCCGAACCTCGTCACCAGCGCGGCGAACGTCATAGAAGTCAATATTCAGACGATGCGGAACGAAAATATCGAACACTGA
- a CDS encoding sodium:solute symporter family protein codes for MPSFWVSIGLVVTTFYLLFLLYLSHYGSKLTMADVSDYFVADGSLSTLIVFLTGIGTALSSLTFLGSGGLTYSIGIAGIVILGGIVVTDFPAIVIVGEKFWKMSQKDEKDYVTPSDLLCDRFDDSSTIRVIVAAVAVFTSFFYISVQFKGMGLVLNLLSEGFVSTNMGIAYVGLFMGVYIAIGGMRGVAYTDALQAILLFGGMAVIAAYVVMTVPGNIYIQAAQQAEKVATLTSNPINLYTTAAGFGLSIPVWPHMWERYYAARRKSGVWGLGFAEGIGDTFLLTLFAGLIGLAGILIFPGLEGSSADTVILRFIQDMPGPFLGVMMAAAVAAAMSTADSIILMLGSIISRDIYQVLIQGDMPEQQLSKYSKITSGLIAFAALLFATRPLGEFFTFLLDLTFPGYFILLPVAIATFWWARANKYGVIAGLIAGLGTLSYLIWTGQTPLEVWIGFWGGLSMTIALIVVSLATPSPPEDRVQEFVYEMQETSPDLSSQVDPADD; via the coding sequence ATGCCTTCGTTCTGGGTTTCGATAGGGCTCGTTGTAACGACATTCTACCTGCTATTTCTGTTGTATCTCTCCCACTACGGGTCGAAACTGACGATGGCCGACGTGAGTGACTACTTCGTCGCAGACGGGTCACTGAGTACGCTCATCGTCTTTCTGACCGGGATCGGTACTGCACTCAGTTCGCTCACCTTCCTCGGAAGCGGCGGTCTCACGTACAGTATCGGTATCGCCGGAATCGTCATCCTCGGTGGAATCGTTGTGACCGACTTTCCGGCGATAGTGATCGTCGGCGAGAAGTTCTGGAAGATGAGCCAGAAAGACGAGAAGGACTACGTGACACCGTCGGATCTGCTGTGTGATCGATTCGACGACAGTTCGACAATTCGCGTTATTGTGGCCGCCGTCGCCGTGTTCACTTCCTTCTTTTATATCTCCGTTCAGTTCAAAGGGATGGGCCTCGTGCTTAATCTTCTCAGTGAGGGATTCGTTTCTACCAATATGGGTATCGCGTACGTGGGGCTCTTTATGGGCGTTTATATCGCTATCGGCGGGATGCGCGGGGTCGCTTACACCGACGCACTACAGGCAATATTGCTCTTCGGGGGTATGGCTGTCATCGCTGCTTACGTCGTTATGACCGTCCCGGGCAACATCTACATCCAGGCGGCTCAACAGGCCGAAAAAGTGGCTACGCTAACCTCGAACCCGATTAACCTCTATACCACCGCAGCGGGGTTCGGTCTCTCGATTCCCGTGTGGCCCCATATGTGGGAACGATACTACGCTGCTCGTCGGAAATCCGGTGTCTGGGGGCTCGGGTTTGCCGAAGGCATCGGGGACACCTTCCTCCTGACGCTCTTTGCCGGCCTGATCGGGCTCGCGGGGATCCTCATATTCCCCGGGCTCGAAGGTTCGAGTGCTGACACGGTCATTCTTCGGTTCATTCAGGATATGCCGGGGCCCTTCCTGGGGGTTATGATGGCGGCGGCAGTCGCCGCCGCGATGTCGACGGCCGACTCGATCATTCTGATGCTCGGGTCCATCATCTCGCGTGACATCTATCAGGTGCTCATACAGGGCGATATGCCCGAACAACAGTTGTCGAAATACTCGAAAATCACGTCCGGACTCATCGCGTTCGCCGCACTCCTGTTTGCGACGCGACCGCTCGGTGAGTTCTTCACTTTCCTGCTCGATCTCACCTTCCCGGGATACTTCATACTGCTTCCGGTCGCCATCGCGACGTTCTGGTGGGCGCGCGCGAACAAATACGGTGTCATCGCGGGGCTGATCGCCGGTCTGGGTACTCTGTCATACCTCATATGGACCGGTCAAACTCCACTCGAAGTGTGGATCGGTTTCTGGGGCGGATTGAGTATGACGATCGCACTCATCGTCGTCAGTCTCGCGACGCCGTCACCGCCTGAAGACCGCGTGCAGGAGTTCGTCTACGAGATGCAGGAAACCTCACCGGATCTATCTTCGCAAGTAGATCCAGCGGACGACTGA
- a CDS encoding BCCT family transporter has protein sequence MTDDTVRTSLKQFVDELDQVIFGIGITVTALAVLGFVFWEEAATTLTSSINTFLWTELSWAYLLIMFCAVVFVLFLILGPWGSIKLGKEDDEPEFGYLTYFVMLYSAGTAAGVVFWGPAEAIFHYQTPSPFFDVAAGSSQAAVGAIQYSYFHWGLSAWSAYMVIAIPIAYLAYRYDAPLRVSTLIAPLVGLDNLDNVWAKLIDVVAVFATIGGVATTLGLVGSQFLVGLDYVTGIQLGDAGTVLMITGLTVAFTLSVSAGIKKGILRISYFNMTLFSVLTVAAFVLGPTSYILLTGTQALGNYIDQFIAMSFYTSAGTDSGAWVGNWTIFFWAWWFSWAPFVGLFIARISRGRTIREVSIIGVFASTGITVPWYATMGGSAIFFQSTGVADILGTISQYGGDEAAAGYPLFDALPFGEVLMVMFLVLVTTFFVTSADSSTLALGMLTTGGEESPSLINRVIWGGIIGLLASVLMVAGGVNALQAAAIITGGPFGIVVLVSIYSMMKLFSSHFEAIDTSSTAVRRESIAQDD, from the coding sequence ATGACTGATGATACCGTTCGAACATCGTTGAAACAGTTCGTAGACGAGTTAGATCAGGTGATCTTTGGCATCGGAATAACAGTCACCGCCCTCGCTGTGCTCGGTTTCGTTTTCTGGGAGGAAGCGGCGACGACGTTGACGAGTAGTATCAACACGTTCCTGTGGACGGAACTCAGTTGGGCGTATCTCCTGATCATGTTCTGCGCGGTGGTGTTTGTCCTCTTTCTCATATTGGGCCCGTGGGGAAGCATCAAGCTCGGGAAAGAAGACGACGAGCCCGAGTTCGGATACCTGACGTACTTCGTGATGCTGTACTCTGCGGGAACCGCGGCGGGCGTCGTGTTCTGGGGGCCGGCCGAAGCGATCTTCCACTATCAAACCCCCTCGCCGTTCTTCGACGTGGCAGCGGGGAGTTCGCAAGCGGCCGTCGGCGCGATACAGTACAGTTACTTCCACTGGGGGCTCTCGGCCTGGTCGGCGTACATGGTGATCGCGATTCCGATCGCCTACCTGGCCTACAGGTACGACGCCCCGCTGCGCGTTTCCACGCTCATCGCTCCGTTGGTCGGCTTAGACAACCTAGATAACGTGTGGGCGAAGCTGATCGACGTCGTCGCGGTGTTTGCCACTATCGGCGGCGTCGCGACTACTCTCGGACTGGTGGGAAGCCAGTTCCTCGTCGGACTCGACTACGTCACAGGAATCCAGTTGGGCGACGCGGGAACTGTGCTCATGATAACCGGCCTGACGGTCGCGTTCACTCTCTCGGTTTCAGCGGGGATCAAGAAGGGGATACTTCGGATTTCGTACTTCAACATGACGCTGTTTTCGGTTCTCACCGTCGCGGCGTTTGTTTTGGGACCGACGTCCTACATCCTCCTGACCGGAACGCAGGCCCTCGGGAATTACATCGACCAGTTCATCGCGATGAGTTTCTACACCAGCGCCGGGACCGACTCCGGAGCGTGGGTCGGAAACTGGACGATCTTCTTCTGGGCCTGGTGGTTCTCGTGGGCACCGTTCGTCGGGCTGTTCATCGCCCGGATCTCCCGCGGCCGAACGATCCGTGAAGTATCGATTATCGGAGTGTTCGCGTCGACGGGGATCACGGTCCCCTGGTATGCGACGATGGGTGGATCGGCGATCTTCTTCCAGAGCACGGGCGTAGCGGACATCCTCGGCACGATCAGTCAATACGGGGGCGACGAGGCCGCCGCGGGGTATCCCCTGTTCGATGCGCTGCCGTTCGGCGAGGTCCTGATGGTGATGTTTCTGGTCCTCGTCACGACGTTCTTCGTGACCTCTGCGGACTCCTCCACGTTGGCGCTTGGGATGCTGACGACGGGCGGAGAGGAGTCCCCGTCGCTGATCAACCGGGTCATCTGGGGCGGGATCATCGGCCTTCTCGCGTCGGTGCTGATGGTCGCCGGGGGAGTGAACGCGCTGCAGGCCGCAGCGATTATCACGGGCGGTCCGTTCGGGATCGTCGTCCTCGTCTCGATCTATTCGATGATGAAACTGTTCAGTAGTCACTTCGAGGCGATCGATACGAGTTCGACCGCTGTGCGGAGGGAATCGATCGCACAAGACGATTGA
- a CDS encoding universal stress protein encodes MVIVAAVDRSDQASAVLEEAETLAQRFDDVVHVLHVMERSEAIQGAEDGNERLPNLQDRAAAVASELIEEHRLSTDVDAVGRIGDPANKIVEYADAEDARYVVVSPQQRSKTGKVLFGSVAQSVLLNAHCPVVSLRARSLDQ; translated from the coding sequence ATGGTTATCGTGGCTGCAGTCGACCGGTCAGATCAAGCCAGTGCTGTACTGGAAGAAGCCGAGACCCTCGCACAGCGATTCGACGACGTCGTACACGTCCTGCACGTGATGGAGCGGTCGGAGGCGATTCAGGGGGCAGAAGACGGAAACGAGAGGTTGCCGAACCTCCAGGACCGGGCGGCAGCGGTCGCATCGGAACTGATCGAGGAACACCGGCTCAGCACCGACGTGGACGCCGTCGGTCGTATCGGCGATCCGGCGAACAAAATCGTCGAGTACGCCGACGCAGAGGACGCACGGTACGTCGTCGTGAGCCCACAGCAACGCAGTAAGACCGGGAAGGTGCTCTTCGGGAGCGTCGCCCAGTCGGTTCTTTTGAACGCGCACTGCCCGGTGGTTTCCCTGCGGGCACGGTCTCTAGACCAGTAA